The genomic window GGTGGCGCTCGCGGCTGGGGCGCTCATGCTGGGCGCGCTCGGGCTGCTGCTGTCGGTACACATCAAGCAGCTGGAGAACTTTGCGGGCACGATGAACTTCGTCATCTTTCCGATGTACTTCCTGTCCACCGCGCTCTATCCACTATGGAAGCTGCAGGAGTCGGGGGCCGAATGGGTGTACCAGCTGGCGCGCTTCAACCCGTTTACCTACGCCGTGGAGTGGATCCGCTTTGCGCTCTACGGCAAGGACCCGGGACTCGCGCCCTACGTGGTGCTGGGCTGCCTGATCGTCTTCTTCGGCTTTGCCTGCTGGGGCTACGACCCGCAGCGCGGCTTCGGCGGCCTGACCAAGCGCGGAGGAGGCGGGCCATGAGCGGAGAGGGTAGTTCCACCCGGCGCCGCTGGCTGTGCGATGCGGCCGCATTGGCGCTGGCCGCGCTGCCCCTGGCGCGCGCTGCCGCTTCGACCGAACCCTTTCCCTCGCGCCCTGTCACGCTGTGGGTGCCGTGGCCCGCCGGCGGGGCCACCGACATCTCGCTGCGGCTTCTTGCCGAACTGGCCTCCGTGCCGCTGGGCCAGACGGTGCTGACCGAAAACCGTGGCGGCGCCGGTGGCACGCTGGCCATGCCGGTGCTGCAGCAGGCGCGGCCCGACGGTTACACCATCGCGCAGATGCCGCAGCCGGTGTTTCGCGCACCGCACACGCAAAAGGTGCTGTGGGACCCTATCCGTGACGTGACGCCGATCGTCCAGGTGTCCAGCGTCACCTTCGGCATGCTCGTCGCGGCGGGCAGCCCGGCGCGTTCGCTCGAAGACCTGTTCGCATTTGCGCGTGCGCGGCCCGGCGAACTGACCATTGCCACCAACGGCATCGGCACCACGCCGCACATGGTTCTGGAAGGGCTGTTCACGGCGCGCGGCCTGCGCTACATCCACGTGCCATACAAGGGCACGGCCGAGCAGCTGAACGCGATTGCGGGCGGCCAGGTGATGGCGGGCGTCAATTCCACCGGCTTCGGCCCGGCGGTGGATGCGGGCACGCTGCGGCTGCTGGCGATCTTTTCAGGCGAGCGGT from Variovorax paradoxus includes these protein-coding regions:
- a CDS encoding tripartite tricarboxylate transporter substrate binding protein, with amino-acid sequence MSGEGSSTRRRWLCDAAALALAALPLARAAASTEPFPSRPVTLWVPWPAGGATDISLRLLAELASVPLGQTVLTENRGGAGGTLAMPVLQQARPDGYTIAQMPQPVFRAPHTQKVLWDPIRDVTPIVQVSSVTFGMLVAAGSPARSLEDLFAFARARPGELTIATNGIGTTPHMVLEGLFTARGLRYIHVPYKGTAEQLNAIAGGQVMAGVNSTGFGPAVDAGTLRLLAIFSGERSKRWPQVPVLRELGFDIVAKSPYGLAGPRGMPPAVVKVLHDAFKKAMFDQRFKDELAKYDQEVDYLGPEAYAQSCREIFAQERAMVEKLGLTRTGT